The following are from one region of the Geoalkalibacter subterraneus genome:
- a CDS encoding selenium metabolism-associated LysR family transcriptional regulator, with translation MDLKRLEVFCRTVELKSFTKAAKHLHLSQPTVSEHIRHLEQVVGEKLLDRFGREVVATPAGRILYDHALKMLRLKSEALAEIEAFGGRLSGTLALGASSIPGAYLLPRQIAALKKEHPGIHFNLRISGTNRIAQDVIAGDLEIGIVGSEQRDGRLTDEPLFTDEILLVVPPDHPFAQRTRVTPEELANEDFILREPDSGTRTVTMEGLRTRGFDLEQARIVAEFGSCEAVRESIKAGIGCGFMSALAVAEDAERGTLKTLRVEGVDLRRRFHLLTRRGRRLSPVAELFIEQLRAQVA, from the coding sequence ATGGATCTTAAACGGCTTGAAGTATTCTGCCGGACCGTCGAATTGAAAAGCTTTACCAAAGCGGCGAAGCATCTCCACCTGTCCCAGCCGACGGTCAGCGAGCATATCCGGCACCTCGAACAGGTTGTAGGGGAAAAGCTGCTGGACCGTTTCGGCCGCGAGGTGGTTGCGACTCCCGCGGGGCGGATTCTCTACGATCACGCGCTGAAGATGCTGCGCCTGAAATCCGAGGCGCTGGCCGAGATCGAAGCCTTTGGCGGACGACTGAGCGGAACGCTCGCGCTGGGGGCCAGTTCCATTCCTGGCGCTTACCTGCTGCCGCGCCAGATTGCGGCGCTCAAGAAAGAGCATCCCGGCATCCATTTCAACCTGCGCATCAGCGGCACGAACCGCATTGCACAGGATGTTATCGCCGGTGACCTCGAAATCGGCATCGTCGGTTCCGAGCAGCGCGACGGCAGGTTGACCGACGAGCCCCTGTTTACCGATGAAATCCTGCTGGTGGTTCCTCCTGACCATCCTTTTGCCCAACGAACCCGCGTCACCCCGGAGGAGCTGGCGAATGAGGATTTCATCCTGCGGGAGCCCGACTCCGGTACACGCACCGTGACGATGGAGGGATTGCGCACCCGGGGATTCGACCTGGAACAGGCCCGGATCGTCGCCGAATTCGGCAGCTGCGAAGCGGTGCGCGAAAGCATCAAGGCCGGCATCGGCTGTGGGTTCATGTCGGCACTGGCCGTGGCGGAGGATGCGGAACGGGGAACGCTTAAAACGCTGCGGGTCGAAGGAGTCGATCTGCGGCGGCGCTTTCACCTGCTGACCCGGCGCGGACGGCGCCTGTCCCCGGTAGCGGAACTTTTCATCGAGCAGTTGCGCGCCCAGGTCGCCTGA
- a CDS encoding threonine aldolase family protein: protein MRSSHGAAHLKNQFASDNYAGICPEAWQAMAEANQGFANAYGEDRWTARACDLLRDFFETDCQVYFVFNGTAGNSLALASLCNSYHSVICHEIAHVETDECGAAEFFSNGTKILLVPGENGKIDLDAVAHTVTRRADIHYPKPKVLSITQATELGTVYSPSELQAIGACAHEFGMRLHMDGARLGNALAHLDRTPADLTWRAGVDVLTLGGTKNGMAVGEAVVFFDPALAEEFDYRCKQAGQLASKMRFLAAPWIGMLESGAYLRNAAHANRCAALLEERLRQIPGIDICYPRQANAVFVSLPPRVSQELERRGWRFYTFIGLGQARFMCSWQTCEADIDALAAEIRSLSTEA, encoded by the coding sequence ATGAGATCATCGCACGGTGCCGCCCATCTCAAAAATCAGTTTGCCAGCGACAACTACGCCGGGATCTGCCCTGAAGCCTGGCAGGCCATGGCCGAAGCCAACCAGGGATTCGCCAACGCCTACGGCGAGGACCGGTGGACGGCGCGGGCCTGCGATCTGCTGCGGGACTTTTTTGAAACGGACTGCCAGGTCTATTTCGTGTTCAACGGCACCGCCGGCAACTCGCTGGCGCTGGCCTCGCTGTGCAACTCCTACCACAGCGTCATCTGCCATGAGATTGCGCACGTGGAAACGGACGAGTGCGGCGCGGCGGAGTTTTTCAGCAACGGCACCAAGATCCTGCTGGTCCCGGGGGAAAACGGCAAAATCGACCTGGATGCCGTCGCGCACACCGTCACCCGCCGCGCCGACATCCATTATCCCAAGCCCAAGGTGCTCTCCATCACCCAGGCGACGGAGTTGGGAACGGTCTACAGCCCCTCGGAACTGCAGGCCATCGGCGCCTGCGCCCACGAGTTCGGCATGCGCCTGCACATGGACGGCGCCCGCCTTGGCAACGCGCTGGCTCACCTCGATCGAACTCCCGCCGACCTGACCTGGCGCGCCGGGGTGGACGTCCTGACCCTGGGCGGCACCAAAAACGGCATGGCCGTGGGCGAGGCGGTGGTGTTCTTCGACCCGGCACTGGCTGAAGAATTCGATTACCGCTGCAAGCAGGCGGGGCAGCTGGCCTCCAAAATGCGCTTTCTTGCCGCGCCGTGGATCGGCATGCTGGAAAGCGGCGCCTACCTGCGCAACGCCGCGCACGCCAACCGCTGCGCCGCCCTGCTGGAAGAGCGGTTGCGGCAGATCCCCGGCATTGATATCTGCTATCCCCGCCAGGCCAACGCCGTGTTCGTCTCCCTGCCGCCCCGCGTCAGCCAGGAGCTGGAACGACGGGGATGGCGCTTTTACACCTTCATCGGCCTGGGGCAAGCCCGTTTCATGTGCTCCTGGCAGACCTGTGAAGCGGATATTGACGCACTGGCGGCGGAAATCCGCTCCCTGAGTACCGAAGCCTGA
- a CDS encoding glycogen/starch/alpha-glucan phosphorylase — MHHRTHDRSLPHASLTEVPPLSNDPQTLAQDLQGYYTHHLGRDRNCRTTHYIYKALVLTLRDRLMERWKNTRYAYQDNNGRRAYYMSLEYLMGRALGNALLNLGLEEEIDQALSMFSLDMEELEACESDAGLGNGGLGRLAACFLDSCATLQLPVCGYGIRYRYGMFRQHIRNGEQVEEPDHWLRDGYPWEIERPEYAQRIRFGGRSEVKREADGRLSGRWVETHDVLAIPYDVPIPGFRNGTVNTLRLWSAAATDEFDLGEFNSGAYPESVSAKNDAEKITMVLYPNDASENGKELRLRQQYFLASASLQDVLQQWVGIEGIDMDRFAEKNVFQLNDTHPAICVPELMRLLLDEHCLSWDEAWEITSNTMAYTNHTLLPEALEKWPVRMFQRLLPRLLDIIYEINARFLAEVSSRWPGDRDRIRRMSIIEEGPEPMVRMAFLAIVGSFSVNGVAALHSRLLQRGMFKDFFEMWPQKFNNKTNGVTPRRWVAAANPMLTELISEQIGDGWIDDLSQLRKLIPLAGDKDFQQRWLTVKRDNKVRLADLVRQRCEVHFDPDALFDVQVKRIHEYKRQLLNVLHVIHLYDRIKRGDIQNWTPRCVLIGGKAAPGYAMAKRIVKLVNNVAHVVNNDPAVGDLLKVAFFPNYGVSAMEVICPGTDLSEQISTAGKEASGTGNMKFMMNGALTIGTLDGANIEIREEVGEENFFLFGLNAEEVAGMRENYDPAAIIAADENLARVLQLLESGHFNQFEPGIFDPILRALTSRNDPWLTVADFADYLKAQRAVSQAYRDQEKWAKMSILNTACSGRFSTDRTISEYNDEIWKLRPTPSLSAK, encoded by the coding sequence ATGCACCACCGCACCCACGATCGCAGTCTGCCCCACGCTTCCCTGACTGAAGTCCCGCCGCTGTCCAACGATCCGCAGACCCTGGCACAGGATCTCCAGGGCTACTACACCCACCACCTCGGGCGCGACCGCAACTGCCGCACCACTCACTACATCTACAAAGCGCTGGTGCTGACCCTGCGTGACCGGCTGATGGAACGCTGGAAGAACACACGATATGCCTACCAGGACAATAACGGCCGGCGTGCCTACTACATGTCCCTGGAGTACCTGATGGGACGCGCGCTCGGCAACGCCCTGCTCAACCTCGGGCTGGAAGAGGAGATCGACCAGGCGCTGTCCATGTTCAGCCTCGACATGGAGGAACTTGAAGCCTGTGAATCCGATGCCGGACTCGGCAACGGGGGCCTGGGGCGACTGGCCGCCTGCTTTCTCGACAGCTGTGCAACCCTGCAGCTGCCGGTGTGCGGGTACGGCATCCGCTACCGCTACGGCATGTTCCGCCAGCACATCCGCAATGGAGAACAGGTGGAAGAACCCGACCACTGGCTTCGCGACGGATACCCGTGGGAGATCGAGCGCCCCGAGTACGCCCAGCGGATTCGCTTCGGCGGACGCAGCGAAGTCAAACGCGAGGCAGACGGCAGATTGAGCGGACGCTGGGTTGAAACACACGATGTCCTGGCGATCCCCTACGACGTGCCGATCCCCGGCTTCCGCAACGGCACGGTCAACACCCTGCGGCTGTGGAGCGCCGCCGCCACGGATGAGTTCGATCTGGGCGAATTCAACTCGGGCGCCTATCCCGAATCGGTCTCCGCCAAAAACGATGCCGAAAAAATCACCATGGTGCTCTACCCCAATGATGCCTCGGAGAACGGCAAGGAGCTGCGTTTGCGCCAGCAGTATTTCCTGGCCTCCGCCAGCCTGCAGGACGTGTTGCAGCAATGGGTCGGCATTGAAGGGATCGACATGGATCGTTTTGCCGAAAAGAACGTCTTTCAGCTCAACGACACCCACCCCGCGATCTGCGTTCCCGAACTGATGCGTCTGCTGCTCGACGAACATTGCCTGAGCTGGGACGAGGCCTGGGAGATCACCTCAAACACCATGGCCTACACCAACCACACCCTGCTCCCGGAAGCTCTTGAAAAGTGGCCGGTGCGCATGTTCCAGCGGCTGCTGCCGCGACTGCTCGACATCATCTATGAAATCAACGCCCGTTTTCTCGCCGAAGTCAGCAGCCGGTGGCCGGGCGACAGGGACCGCATTCGCCGTATGTCGATCATCGAAGAGGGTCCGGAACCCATGGTGCGCATGGCATTTCTGGCCATTGTCGGCAGTTTTTCCGTCAACGGCGTGGCGGCGCTGCACTCCAGGTTGCTGCAGCGGGGGATGTTCAAAGATTTCTTCGAAATGTGGCCGCAAAAATTCAACAATAAAACCAATGGTGTGACACCGCGCCGTTGGGTGGCGGCCGCCAACCCGATGTTGACCGAACTGATCAGCGAGCAGATCGGAGACGGATGGATTGACGATCTCTCACAGCTGCGCAAGTTGATTCCCCTGGCCGGAGACAAGGATTTTCAGCAGCGCTGGCTGACTGTCAAACGCGACAACAAAGTGCGCCTTGCCGACCTGGTCCGGCAGCGCTGCGAAGTGCACTTCGACCCCGATGCCCTTTTTGACGTGCAGGTCAAGCGCATCCATGAATACAAGCGTCAGCTTCTCAATGTCTTACACGTGATTCATCTCTACGATCGCATCAAACGCGGGGATATCCAAAACTGGACTCCGCGATGCGTATTGATCGGCGGCAAGGCCGCACCCGGTTACGCTATGGCCAAGCGGATTGTAAAACTGGTCAACAATGTCGCCCATGTAGTGAACAACGACCCTGCGGTGGGCGACCTGCTCAAGGTGGCATTTTTCCCTAACTACGGCGTCAGCGCCATGGAGGTGATCTGCCCCGGCACGGATCTGTCGGAACAGATATCTACCGCCGGCAAGGAAGCCTCGGGCACCGGCAACATGAAATTCATGATGAACGGCGCTCTTACGATCGGCACACTTGATGGCGCCAACATTGAAATCCGCGAAGAAGTGGGCGAGGAGAATTTTTTCCTGTTCGGCTTGAATGCCGAAGAGGTCGCCGGCATGCGCGAAAACTACGACCCGGCCGCCATCATCGCAGCCGACGAAAACCTTGCGCGGGTGCTGCAGCTGCTTGAAAGCGGACATTTCAACCAGTTTGAACCCGGCATCTTCGACCCCATTCTGCGGGCACTGACCAGTCGCAACGATCCCTGGCTGACGGTGGCCGACTTCGCTGACTACCTCAAGGCTCAGCGTGCGGTTTCGCAGGCTTATCGCGATCAGGAGAAATGGGCGAAGATGAGTATCCTCAATACGGCATGCAGCGGACGCTTTTCCACCGACCGCACCATCTCCGAATACAACGACGAGATCTGGAAACTACGCCCGACACCATCTTTGTCCGCGAAATAA
- a CDS encoding GMP reductase, whose amino-acid sequence MRLENDVKLGFKDVLIRPKRSTLRSRAQVALERTYRFMHSGREWSGVPVIAANMDTVGTFEVARVLARHGMLTAVHKHYSPKEWSDFLQGQDRDTYQRIMVSTGTAEQDFACMEQILEENPELCFICIDVANGYAESFVEFVVRVRRAYPDKTIIAGNVVTGEMVEELLLSGADVVKVGIGPGSVCTTRVKTGVGYPQLSAVIECADAAHGLGGRIISDGGCACAGDVAKAFGAGADFVMLGGMLAGHDESGGEIVHRDGQMYKLFYGMSSATAMEIHAGGVAEYRSSEGKTVEVPYRGPIEGTVKDVLGGLRSACTYVGAGALKELTKRTTFIRVLEQESQVFS is encoded by the coding sequence ATGAGACTGGAAAACGATGTCAAGCTGGGATTCAAGGATGTGCTGATCCGCCCCAAGCGCAGTACTCTCAGAAGCCGCGCCCAGGTGGCGCTGGAACGTACCTACCGGTTTATGCACAGCGGGCGCGAATGGAGCGGTGTCCCGGTCATTGCCGCCAACATGGATACGGTCGGCACATTTGAAGTCGCCCGCGTGTTGGCGCGGCATGGTATGCTGACCGCGGTGCACAAGCATTATTCGCCGAAGGAGTGGTCGGATTTTCTGCAGGGGCAGGATAGGGATACCTATCAGCGCATCATGGTCAGCACAGGAACCGCGGAGCAGGACTTTGCCTGCATGGAGCAGATTCTGGAGGAGAATCCTGAACTTTGCTTTATCTGTATTGATGTCGCCAACGGTTATGCCGAATCCTTCGTGGAGTTCGTCGTGCGGGTGCGGCGCGCCTATCCCGACAAGACCATTATCGCCGGCAACGTAGTGACCGGCGAGATGGTGGAGGAGCTGCTGCTCAGCGGTGCCGACGTGGTCAAGGTGGGGATCGGTCCGGGGTCTGTGTGCACTACCCGTGTCAAGACCGGGGTCGGCTATCCGCAGCTTTCGGCGGTGATCGAATGTGCCGACGCCGCCCATGGCCTGGGCGGCCGCATCATCTCCGACGGTGGTTGCGCCTGTGCCGGCGATGTCGCCAAGGCGTTCGGCGCGGGGGCGGATTTCGTCATGCTCGGCGGCATGCTGGCCGGTCACGATGAGAGCGGTGGCGAAATCGTGCATCGCGACGGGCAGATGTACAAGCTGTTTTACGGCATGAGTTCGGCCACCGCCATGGAAATTCACGCCGGCGGGGTGGCCGAGTACCGCTCATCGGAAGGCAAGACGGTGGAGGTCCCCTACCGTGGCCCTATCGAAGGCACGGTCAAGGATGTGCTGGGTGGTCTGCGTTCGGCCTGTACCTATGTGGGCGCGGGTGCCCTCAAGGAGTTGACCAAACGGACCACGTTCATCAGGGTTCTGGAGCAGGAGAGCCAGGTTTTCTCCTGA
- a CDS encoding phosphotransacetylase family protein — protein sequence MALKIFIAATGQHSGKTTTSLSLMHLASKKFERIGFIKPLGPKPIVFRGIDIDKDPALMAELFGLEKHLPLMCPVVVKPGDTRRALNGELPVEQLSKKVLESCAALEKECDFIIVEGSGHPGVGSVFGLSNARIASLLNAPVLMVTGGGIGNVVDSVHLNLALFEKEQADVRAILVNKILPEKREATLSYLQKAFTGQPFEIIGGFNYQPVLANPTLRRVAKLLDFPLHGNQAAASRIVHHIHIGAASTQRVVEALQDSTLLVVTSSRDELLVTMANLYQIPEYREKIVALVIPGVAPITKVTQQILDTSNIPYIRTTGFHTTDIYQALLDDVSKTTAEDTEKIDLIRQMAENRLDFEKITELFSRSSK from the coding sequence ATGGCACTCAAAATATTCATCGCCGCCACCGGTCAGCACAGCGGTAAAACCACCACCAGCCTGTCGCTGATGCACCTGGCATCCAAAAAATTCGAACGCATCGGCTTTATCAAACCGCTGGGTCCCAAACCCATTGTATTTCGCGGAATCGATATCGACAAGGATCCTGCACTGATGGCGGAACTTTTCGGGCTGGAAAAGCATCTGCCGCTGATGTGCCCGGTGGTGGTCAAGCCCGGCGACACCCGTCGCGCGCTTAACGGCGAGCTTCCTGTCGAGCAGCTGAGCAAAAAGGTCCTCGAGTCCTGCGCTGCGCTGGAGAAGGAGTGTGATTTCATCATCGTGGAAGGCTCCGGCCACCCCGGCGTCGGTTCGGTATTCGGGCTTTCCAATGCCCGCATCGCCAGCCTGCTCAACGCGCCCGTCCTGATGGTGACCGGCGGCGGCATCGGCAACGTGGTGGACTCGGTACATCTCAACCTGGCCCTGTTTGAAAAAGAGCAGGCCGATGTGCGCGCGATCCTCGTCAACAAGATCTTGCCGGAAAAACGCGAGGCGACCCTGAGCTACCTGCAGAAGGCTTTTACCGGACAGCCGTTCGAGATCATCGGCGGCTTCAATTACCAGCCCGTACTGGCCAACCCCACGCTGCGACGGGTTGCCAAGCTGCTCGACTTCCCTCTGCACGGCAACCAGGCCGCGGCTTCACGCATTGTACACCATATTCACATCGGGGCGGCCTCCACCCAGCGCGTGGTGGAAGCGCTGCAGGATTCCACCCTGCTGGTGGTGACCAGCAGCCGCGACGAGCTGCTCGTCACCATGGCCAATCTATACCAGATCCCCGAATACCGAGAAAAAATCGTCGCCCTCGTCATACCCGGCGTCGCCCCGATCACCAAGGTCACCCAGCAGATTCTCGACACCAGCAACATCCCGTATATCCGTACAACGGGGTTCCATACCACCGACATCTACCAGGCGCTGCTCGATGACGTCTCAAAAACCACCGCCGAGGACACGGAAAAAATCGACTTGATCCGCCAGATGGCCGAAAACCGCCTCGATTTCGAAAAGATCACCGAGCTGTTCAGCCGCTCGTCAAAATGA